The following is a genomic window from Episyrphus balteatus chromosome 1, idEpiBalt1.1, whole genome shotgun sequence.
AAAGGACCGTTTTTTAATATAACGTGTAAAAATCTTAAGCACGTTCACCACGGATACGTCTGGCCAATTGAATGTCCTTTGGCATAATGGTTACACGCTTGGCATGAATAGCGCACAAGTTGGTATCTTCAAAAAGACCAACTAAGTATGCTTCACTTGCTTCTTGAAGCGCCATAACAGCTGAGCTCTGGAAACGCAAATCAGTTTTGAAATCTTGTGCGATTTCACGAACTAAACGTTGGAAAGGCAATTTGCGGATCAACAATTCAGTACTCTTCTGATAACGACGGATTTCACGAAGAGCCACAGTTCCGGGACGATAACGATGTGGTTTCTTTACACCTCCGGTGGCTGGAGCACTTTTACGAGCTGCTTTAGTAGCCAGCTGCTTCCTTGGAGCCTTTCCACCAGTCGATTTACGAGCAGTTTGCTTTGTACGAGccatttttcacaattttatttttattcacactTGAACTAGACACAATCACTAAATAactctgaaaaattttaaaaatcttcttTATCAATACGAGCCTAAATTTGTCTCcgttcagttgttttttttcattctcaaaAGAATTTCCAATTGGAGAGGCAAGAAAAAATAGCATAAATAATGTGGCAGTTGTAGCGCAAAACACAGTTCAACAGTGACTTTTGTGCGGTGAATATCAAATTATCTTAAAGAAAAATGACTGGTCGTGGTAAAGGAGGAAAAGGTTTGGGCAAAGGTGGCGCTAAACGTCATCGTAAAGTGTTGCGTGATAATATCCAAGGTATTACCAAACCAGCAATTCGTCGATTGGCTCGTCGTGGTGGTGTAAAACGTATTTCTGGTCTGATTTACGAAGAAACCCGTGGTGTTCTAAAAGTGTTCCTGGAAAATGTTATCCGTGATGCTGTTACTTACACTGAACACGCCAAGCGTAAGACCGTCACCGCCATGGATGTAGTTTACGCTTTGAAGAGACAAGGGCGTACTCTTTATGGTTTCGGAGGTTAATTTCCTCtcgtttaaaaacaaacaatcggTCCTTTTCAGGACcacaataaaatcttaaattgataTACACTTAAATTTTACTGTTTTAAAATTCATACGTATTGAtcgtctgaaataaaaaaaaatttgattgaaacgaacaagaaaataaaatttttttcaaatatttgaatctacatatatatttgtatatgtatgtggaaatctgaaaaaaaaaaaatatatgaagacagaaaataaaatgaagaaaaagaaaatggctacctgtggtaaattaaattattttttttacctagcTTTGACGCGCCTGAAATAATAAAGTAATTGATAAATtcttagaaaagaaaaataattaaaatattattgctTTTCAAACGAACACATCGATTATTACAAGTCAAACAAAAccaaatccatattttttacctttttatgAATCTTTTACCTAGGTATATTTTTGTAAGTATCTTAAATgcgctatttttttatttttcaatcaaattaagctattttgtatgtgttcgagcgtttttttctattaaaaacaaacaaacaacaacaacaacaacattttaaattaataaaggttcgtaatgaaaaaatcgatgtatCTCTCGTAGAAATGGTTTGTCGTCCTGAAAAGGAcggttttttttgtgtttcttgtttttgcaGCACAATAGGTACCAAATTTAGGCACTCTTTTCGGTTTTCTTTGGCAACAAAACAGCTTGGATATTGGGAAGAACACCACCTTGAGCAATTGTTACACCAGAAAGCAATTTGTTCAATTCCTCGTCATTACGGATGGCCAATTGCAAATGGCGGGGGATGATTCTTGTCTTCTTGTTGTCACGAGCAGCATTTCCCGCCAATTCCAAAACTTCAGCCGCCAAATATTCCATAACAGCTGCCAAATACACTGGGGCACCAGCTCCGACGCGCTCAGCATAGTTACCCTTGCGGAGCAAACGATGGATACGACCAACAGGGAATTGAAGCCCAGCACGGTTTGAGCGGGACTTTGCCTTTCCCTTCACTTTTCCACCTTTACCACGACCAGacatattaaaactttttatttagattaaacaatttaagagaAAAAGACTTGTTCACTTCAGCACTGCACACTGTATTCTGACCGAATCACAAATGCTcacttttatttatacaaatcttGCAGCTGCTCACACATCGAAAAAGCGGTGTGTAAAATTGACAACTGCTCGTACAAACAGGGAACATTAACTGGGGGAAATGTACGGTGAGCTCACAGTTCTCGTTCAATCGTCATAGTGTTCAGTTACTACAACAGTGAAGTgaagtgaaattaaaaatgccGCCCAAGACTAGTGGTAAAGCAGCAAAGAAGGCCGGAAaggcacaaaaaaatatcaccaaGACCGATAAGAAGAAGAAGCGCAAGAGGAAGGAAAGCTACGCAATCTACATTTACAAAGTACTCAAGCAAGTACATCCCGACACCAGGGATGAAAAATCGTGTTTGAGCATTGTAtggaaattgaaataaaaaatgtatcgaattgtactttttgaatctttcaattttttttttaaagaacaattcgaaaaatttatttttaatgaacgaataattttaagataaaccaaaaactaaattaattttttttttttttttttgaaaaaattcggaaaaaacttttgagggcatttttgattttgttctttGTTACTGTGATAATAAGCAATAGGTCGTTTACAACTGCAAAACACTGATGTTTCATtaaaactcaaaacttaaaaaaaatcctttcgtgattaaatatgtaaatttacagatttattcagATGTATTAAACTTCAATACTTAGGATTTAATCTTATCGTCaatagctattttttttaataaatctcacaagtataaacaaaaaagtaatgtccttaaaagcaaatttaatt
Proteins encoded in this region:
- the LOC129905483 gene encoding histone H4, producing MTGRGKGGKGLGKGGAKRHRKVLRDNIQGITKPAIRRLARRGGVKRISGLIYEETRGVLKVFLENVIRDAVTYTEHAKRKTVTAMDVVYALKRQGRTLYGFGG
- the LOC129905479 gene encoding histone H2A; translation: MSGRGKGGKVKGKAKSRSNRAGLQFPVGRIHRLLRKGNYAERVGAGAPVYLAAVMEYLAAEVLELAGNAARDNKKTRIIPRHLQLAIRNDEELNKLLSGVTIAQGGVLPNIQAVLLPKKTEKSA